The genomic region GCTCGGCGCCCACGTCGTCGGTGGTCAGGTCGAGGTGCACCGACACCTCGGGCGCGTCGTCGTCGAGGCGCTGCACCAGCACCTGCAGCGGCTGCCCGGCCGGCACCTCGAGCAGGTGGAACTCCTCGTACGCCGTGCGGCGCAGCCGCCAGCCCGTCAGGTCGCGCCAGAACGCCAGCTCCGCCTCCAGCAGCCGTCTCGGGACGTCGACCGAGAGCTGGTCGACCTGCGAGTGGTGGCCGGTCGGCCACGTGGTGGGCCGGCTGCGCCTGCTCGCGGGGTGGCCCACGAAGCAGAAGGTCAGCCCGCCCGGCGAGCGCAGCACGACGTACCCCTCCTCGGCCGTGTGCACCACCTCGGCCCCCAGCCGCTCGGCGTGCTCCGCGGCGGTCGCCTGGTCGCCGACGTGCAGGTCGAGGTGGACCCGCGAGGGCCCCTCGTCGCGGCGCTGCACCCGCAGGTGGTCGTCGCCGTCGGGCGGGACCAGCGTCGTGAACTCGGCCCGCTCGCCGCGCACCGTCGACAGCGTCGTGCCGGTGACCTGCGCCCAGAACGCGGTGCCGCGCTCGAGCTCCTCGGCCGCGAGGTCGAGGAACGCGCTGATCCACAGCGGGCTCGACGCGGGCAGGTCGCCGCTCATGCGGGCCCGCCGCCGGCGGGCCGGTGCAGCACCGCACCGGTGGGGCGCACCCGCAGCCCGTCGCCGCTCACCTCGGCGGTGCCGTCGACGATCAGGGAGAAGTCGTCGGCCTGCAAGGGCGGGAACAGCAGCGTCACCGTCTCGTTCGCCGCAGCGTTCGCCAGGGACCCTCGCCCCGGCGAGCCCAGCAGGAGCAGGTCGTCGTCGAGCACCGGTCGCACCGAGACCACCTTGACCCGCGCCGGCAGCACCGACGGGTCGGTCGTCAGCAGGAACCCGGCACCGAACCTCGCCAGCGTCTCACCCAGGTCGGCCACCGCCACGGGGATGCTCATGCACCCCACCCTAGGGCTCGCCTGCCCTGCTCAGCCCGTCCAGCGCTCACCCAGCACGACCGGTTCGCCCGCTCCCCCGGTCACCTCGGCCAGCACCGCCCGGGTCGCCTCCTCGTCGGCCGGCGCGACGCCCAGCACCAGGTGCACGCTCGCACCCCACCGCGCGTCGAGCACGTCCACGCCACGCGCCCGCAGCTCGCCCTCGACCCGGCCGGCCTCGGCGTGGTCGACCTCGAGCCCGAGCTCGCGCAGCAGCCGCCGCTCGCGCGTGCCGGCCACCTCGAGCGCGGCGCGCAACGCGTCGCCGTACGCCCGCACCAGCCCGCCGGCGCCCAGCAGCGTGCCGCCGAACCACCGCGTGACCACCGCGACGGTGTCGCTGAGCCCGGCCCCGCGCAGCACCTCGAGCATGGGCGCCCCCGCGGTGCCCGCCGGCTCGCCGTCGTCGGAGGAGCGCTGCACCGGCACCGGCGGCGGCCCCACGACCATCGCGGAGCAGTGGTGGCGCGCGTCGTGGTGGCGCTTGCGCAGCCGCTCGACCACCGCCCTGGCCTCGTCCTCGCTCGCGACCCGCGCGACGGTGGCCAGGAACCGCGAGCGCCTCACCTCGATCTCCACCTCCGCGTCACGGCCCACCACGAGGTACGACGCCTGCTCGCTCACCACAGCCCCGTCACGTCGCCGCCGATCTTGACCACGAACGCCGCCACCACGGCGATGAAGAACACCCGCACGAACCGCGACCCCTTGGCCACGGCGGTGCGGGCGCCGACGTACCCGCCGACGAGGTTGGCCAGGCCCATCAGCAGCCCGACCTTCCACAGCACCGCGCCCTGCGGGATGAAGACGACCAGGGCGGCGAGGTTGGTGGCCCAGTTGGCCATCTTCGACTTGGCCGAGGCCTCGAGGAAGCCGTAGCCCAACAACCCCACCAGCGCGAAGACGAAGAAGGAGCCGGTGCCGGGGCCCAGGGCGCCGTCGTAGAAGCCGATGGCGAAGCCCGTGCCCATCGTCGCCCCGGTGTGGCGGCGTCCGGCGAAGCGCAGCGCGGTCACCTGGCCCAGGCTGGGCTTGAACAGCACGTAGGCGCCCACGAGCACCAGCACCGCCAGCACGATCGGCTCGAACGCCTCGCGCGGGATCAGACTCGCCACCGCCGCGCCCCCCGCGGAGCCGAGGAACGCGGTGAGCATCAACGGGCCGAAGGTGCGTGGATCGGGGCGCACCCGCCGGTAGAACGTCACGCTGCTGACGCTCGTGCCGCAGATCGAGCCGAGCTTGTTGGTGGCCAGGATCTGCACCGGGCTGGCGCCGGGCAGCCCCACCAGCAGCGCCGGCAGCTGGATCAGCCCGCCGCCGCCGACGACCGCGTCGACGAAGCCGGCGACGAGCGCGGCGAGCCCCAGCAGGAGCAGCACGGTCAGGGTCGGATCCTCCACACCGCGACCCTAGGCCCGCCTCCTGGCCGGCCCGCCTACGGTGTCCTCCATGCGGCCACAGCGGATCGTCTCCCTCCTGCCCTCGACCACCGAGATCCTCTTCGGCCTCGGCGCCGGCGACGACGTGGTCGGCGTGACCTTCGAGTGCGACCACCCCGCCCAGGCACGCGAGCGCCGCATCGTGTCGTCGACGACCATGCCCGAGGGCCTGGACCCCGCCGGGATCGATGCGTACGTCGCTCGCGCGGCCGCCGCCGGCGAGGACCTCTACCGCCTCGACGCGGGAGCCCTGGCCGACCTCGACCCCGACCTGGTGCTGACCCAGGACCTGTGCGCGGTCTGCGCGATCGACGTCGGCTCGGTCGACGAGGCGCTCGACCACCTCGGCTGCCGGGCCGAGGTCCTCTCCTTCGACCCGCACACCCTCGCCGAGATCCGCGACAGCGTGCTGCGCATCGGGGCGGCCGTGGGGCGGCCCGACGACGCCTCCCGCCTGGCCGCCCCGCTCGAGACCCTCGTCGAGCAGGCGGCGACCCCGCCGACCGGGCAGCGCCGCCCGCGGGTCGTGGTGCTGGAGTGGACCGACCCGCCGTACGCCCCGGGGCACTGGATCCCCGAGATGGTCGAGGCCGCCGGGGGCGAGTGCGCGCTCGGCACCGCCGGGGCGAAGTCGGTGCGGGTGACCTGGGACGACGTGCACGCCGCGCGCCCCGACCTGGTCGTCGTCGCGCCCTGCGGCTACGACCGGGCCGCCGCCCAGGAGCAGGCCGACCGGCTGGTGGCGGCGGGGCTGCTGCCGCCCGGCGTGCCGGTGCACGCCGTCGACGCCAACGGCCACTGGGCCCGCCCCGGCCCGCGCGTCGTCGACGGGGTCGCCGACCTGCGCTCGGCCCTGGAGGTGCACGGGCTCCTCGGCTGAGCGGCCCCCGTCGGGGCCGAGCGGCCTACTGCAGCCCGCGGATCGCGCGGGCCGGGAGCAGCCGACCGGCGATCACGTCGACCATGTCGACGGTCTGCCGTGTCTCGACCACCTCGTGCACCCGGTAGATCCGGGCCCCGGCCAGCGCGCACACCGCGGTGGCGGCCAGGGTGCCCGTGAGCCGCTCGCCCACGGGCAGGTCGAGCGACTCGCCCACGAAGTCCTTGTTGCTCAGCGAGACCAGCACCGGGCGTCCGGTCGCCACCATCTCGCCGAGACGACGGGTCAGCTCGAGGGAGTGGAAGGTGTTCTTGCCGAAGTCGTGCGCCGGGTCGATCACCACGCTGCGCGGGTCGACACCCGCCGCCACCGCCCGGTCGGCGTACGCCGTGGTGTCGGCGATCGCGGCGGCCACGACGTCGTCGTACTCGACGCGGTAGGGCCGGGTCCGCGGGGTCGCCCCGCCGGTGTGGGTGCAGATGATCGCGGCGTCGTGGGCGGCGGCGACGTCGACCAGCTCGGGGTCGGCCCCGCCCCAGGCGTCGTTGAGCACGTCGGCGCCGGCGCGGCACACCGCGTCGCCCACCTCGGCGCGCCAGGTGTCGACCGAGATCACCAGGTCCGGGAAGTTCTCGCGGACCCGGGCCACGAAGTCGACCACCCGGCTCTTCTCCTCGGCCGCGTCGATCTCGGCGCCGGGGGCGGCCTTGATGCCCCCGATGTCGACGACCTCGGCGCCCTGCGCCACCACGGCAGCGACCCGCTCGAAGGCCTTGTCCTCGGCCCAGGTGGCGCCCTTGTCGTAGAACGAGTCGGGCGTGCGGTTGACGATCGCCATCATCAGCGTCTGGTCGTCGGCGAAGCTGTGGCGGCCGAGCTCGAGGGTCACACCAGGTGTCTAGCAGACGGCTCCACGCCGACCCGGCCGGTGCACACCGGCCGGGTCGGCGTCGTCAGCGTCGTCAGCGTCGTCAGCGTCGTCAGCGTCGTCAGCGACGCAGCGTCACGGTGCGGGTGGTGCCGCCCATCGAGAGCCGCGCCTTGCGGACCTTCTTCGAGCGCAGCGCCTTCCTGCCCTTCTTGGTGGCCTTGAGCACCACCTTGCCGGTGCTGTCGGCGCCCACGCTGTAGCGGCTGGTCGCCAGGGTGGTGCCCTTGCGGACCTTCGTGCCCCCCAGCTTCTGCGTCTTCAGCGCCACCAGCGTCGCGGTGCCCGCGCAGCCGTCGGTGGCCGAGGTGCAGGCCACCTGGGCGGCGACCTTGGTCCCGGTGACGACGACCTTGCCGCTGGTGGGCGTCGCGACCGACGTGCCGGGCCGCACCGTGAACGTCGCGCTGTCGACGTTGTCGGCCGTGCTGGTCTCGACCGACGCGGTGGTCACGCGTCCGGTGTTGGTGACGTCGGCCGGGGTGTCACCGCCCTGGGTGCGGGTCGAGAGGCACAGCAGCCACAGGTCGGCCTGCAGCGGGGACGCGGTCGGGTTGAGGAGCTTGAACACCCGCACCACCGGACGCGGGTCGTTGCCGAGGTTGACCAGGCCGGGGTCGAGGTCCCAGCCGGCCACGACGCCCTTGGCGTCGCCGGTGCACGACAGGGTCACCTCGCGCACTTCCCCGGGCTGCACGGTCACGCTCTCGCGGACCTCACCCAGCACGAGCGGGTGGGTGTGGCCGGACGCCGCACCGACCTCCTCGTCGAGACAGCGGATCGAGACGTCGGCCGAGGTGGCGCCGTCGGGGTCGAACCCGAAGGTCCAGCCCGTGGTGCCCGCGGGGTACGACGTCAGGCTCGTCGCGCGGCCGTCGAGCGACCACCCCGGCTGCACCGGGCGCGCGCCCGGGTCGCACTGCAGGGTGGTCGAGTCGGCGCCCGCGGACAGGTCGACGGTCGCGGTGAGCTCCGAGCCGACCTGCAGCGGGTGGTGGTGGCCGGCCTCGGTGAGGGTCGGCGTCTGCACGCAGACCGCGAAGACCTTGGCCTGGGCGCGGCCGGTGGCGTCGTTGACCGCCTCGACCTCCCACGTGTCGAGGCCGGTGGCCCGGCTGCTCAGCACCCCGACCGAGGCGAGGGTGCCGGTGCCCTGGTCGACGTGGTCGACGCGACCCGAGCCGTCGGTGGCCAGGTAGCCCGACGGGCAGGTCACGGCGAGGGTGCGCCGCTGGCCGGGCTCGAGGTCGAGGTGCACCTCCGCCTTCTGCACGTCGACGAGGTGCTGGTGGTCGCCGCCGCCGGCGGGCAGCGCCTTGACGGTGGCCTTGATGCTGACGCTGCGCTCCTCCCCGGGCGCCAGGGTGTCCCACGCGCAGGTCACGGTGCCGCCGGCCTGGGTGCAGGGCGCGCTGGCGGAGACGAAGGTGACGCCGGAGGGCAGCACGTCGGTGAGCTCGACGTCCTGTGCGTCCCCGGCGCCCGTGTTGCGCACGGCGAGGGTGTAGGTGACGGTGTCGCCGGCCTGCGGCGAGGCCTTGTCGACGTCCTTGGTGAGCACCAGGTCGGCGTCCTCGACGACGACGGGCACGATCGGCGTGCTGGTCGAGTCGCTGTCGTCGACGGTGCGGCCCGAGGGCGCCGTGCCGGTGGCGGTCGCGGTGTTGTCGATGCGACCGGTGTCGACGTCGGCCTGCGTGAGCGTGTAGGCGCGGGTCGTGCAGGTGACGGAGGCGCCGGCCGCCAGCGCACCGGCGGGGCACGTCGTGTTGGGCGCGGCACCACCGAAGAGCGGGTCGTGCACGGTGACCGGGTCGAGGGCGACCGGGCCGGTGTTGGTGACCTCGAAGCCGAAGGTGACGGTGTCGCCCGCGTCGGGCCCGTTGCTGTCGAGGTCGTCGATCACCGAGGCGGTCTTGTCGAGGCGGATCCGCGGGGTCGCTGCGACGGGGGTGGTGACGGTGTCGTCGTCGGTGACCTGGGGACCGCTCGGCGGGGTGCCGGTCACGGTCGCCCGGTTGGTGACCTCACCGGCGTCGACGTCGCCCTGGGTCAGCGGGTACGTCGCGTCGGTGCAGGAGCGGGACGCGCCGGGCGCGAGTGCGCCGCCGGGGCAGGTCACGTTGGGAGCCGGGCCACCCAGGCGCGGGTCGTGCACGGTGACCGGGGCCAGCGTCACGGTGCCGGTGTTGGTGACCTCGAAGGAGTAGGCGACCGTGTCACCGGCGTCCGGGCCGTTGCCGTCCTCGTCCACGACCGGTCCGGCGCTCTTGACCAGCCGGACGCCCGGGGTACCGACCACCGAGGTGCTGGTGTCGTCGTCGTCGTGGACCTTGGCGCCGCCCGGGGCGGT from Nocardioides salarius harbors:
- a CDS encoding YigZ family protein, with translation MSEQASYLVVGRDAEVEIEVRRSRFLATVARVASEDEARAVVERLRKRHHDARHHCSAMVVGPPPVPVQRSSDDGEPAGTAGAPMLEVLRGAGLSDTVAVVTRWFGGTLLGAGGLVRAYGDALRAALEVAGTRERRLLRELGLEVDHAEAGRVEGELRARGVDVLDARWGASVHLVLGVAPADEEATRAVLAEVTGGAGEPVVLGERWTG
- a CDS encoding pyridoxamine 5'-phosphate oxidase → MSIPVAVADLGETLARFGAGFLLTTDPSVLPARVKVVSVRPVLDDDLLLLGSPGRGSLANAAANETVTLLFPPLQADDFSLIVDGTAEVSGDGLRVRPTGAVLHRPAGGGPA
- a CDS encoding cobalamin-binding protein; its protein translation is MRPQRIVSLLPSTTEILFGLGAGDDVVGVTFECDHPAQARERRIVSSTTMPEGLDPAGIDAYVARAAAAGEDLYRLDAGALADLDPDLVLTQDLCAVCAIDVGSVDEALDHLGCRAEVLSFDPHTLAEIRDSVLRIGAAVGRPDDASRLAAPLETLVEQAATPPTGQRRPRVVVLEWTDPPYAPGHWIPEMVEAAGGECALGTAGAKSVRVTWDDVHAARPDLVVVAPCGYDRAAAQEQADRLVAAGLLPPGVPVHAVDANGHWARPGPRVVDGVADLRSALEVHGLLG
- a CDS encoding DUF11 domain-containing protein, whose translation is MVTAALAGAGLALLPAAPASATVSPFVCTDNTVYTVKGSKGFDIRKVNSVTGASSAHGDFDPVDDDHTVNALALPKGGGDHIWAFDRKANQVLRFARTHTTKRYALSTNSNARDVVAGAINPATGIYYYAAGGSTWTVYAFNTVTEQAIGQVATIAGTGLGGNGDFAFDGSGTLWVVSNDGYTDAGTLARVNEALPTTTGAVALSTSTLTATLANAGQYHSMAFDSSGNLVIGTSAEVVARVNPASGALVGSPSSVSFDFSDLASCALPSTGKARVDLPQGRYAGTDQFKVELSGGGLAAPVSGTTAGADTGLQDQGAEVAGPAVLVPSQTYTVKQTAVGTTALTDYTSTWRCLDSAGATLAQGTGSSGTFTMPGASGAAITCTFTNLPVKPAISLVKSASTINDLDGNGPDAGDTITFGFTVENDGNSSLDPVTVHDPRLSGASPNVVCPTGSLAAGASRTCTARTYTLSQADVDAGLVANTATATGKAPSGRTVTAPSSTSTPVGAAPAVKLTKKATYQDVAPTGASAGDRIVYDFTVKNTGNTTLSSLTLVDPLLGGPVTCATTTLAPAASTTCTTTTYVVQQSDVNAGKVDNTATVTGTSPKGSKVSDPSSTSTPLDAEPRIALDKSAGPVVDKDGNGPDAGDTITYSFEVTNSGAVTLDPVTVADPKLGAITCPAGALAPGAKVSCSDKTYVLTQADVDGGMVDNVATATGTAPGGAKVHDDDDTSTSVVGTPGVRLVKSAGPVVDEDGNGPDAGDTVAYSFEVTNTGTVTLAPVTVHDPRLGGPAPNVTCPGGALAPGASRSCTDATYPLTQGDVDAGEVTNRATVTGTPPSGPQVTDDDTVTTPVAATPRIRLDKTASVIDDLDSNGPDAGDTVTFGFEVTNTGPVALDPVTVHDPLFGGAAPNTTCPAGALAAGASVTCTTRAYTLTQADVDTGRIDNTATATGTAPSGRTVDDSDSTSTPIVPVVVEDADLVLTKDVDKASPQAGDTVTYTLAVRNTGAGDAQDVELTDVLPSGVTFVSASAPCTQAGGTVTCAWDTLAPGEERSVSIKATVKALPAGGGDHQHLVDVQKAEVHLDLEPGQRRTLAVTCPSGYLATDGSGRVDHVDQGTGTLASVGVLSSRATGLDTWEVEAVNDATGRAQAKVFAVCVQTPTLTEAGHHHPLQVGSELTATVDLSAGADSTTLQCDPGARPVQPGWSLDGRATSLTSYPAGTTGWTFGFDPDGATSADVSIRCLDEEVGAASGHTHPLVLGEVRESVTVQPGEVREVTLSCTGDAKGVVAGWDLDPGLVNLGNDPRPVVRVFKLLNPTASPLQADLWLLCLSTRTQGGDTPADVTNTGRVTTASVETSTADNVDSATFTVRPGTSVATPTSGKVVVTGTKVAAQVACTSATDGCAGTATLVALKTQKLGGTKVRKGTTLATSRYSVGADSTGKVVLKATKKGRKALRSKKVRKARLSMGGTTRTVTLRR
- a CDS encoding sulfite exporter TauE/SafE family protein; the encoded protein is MEDPTLTVLLLLGLAALVAGFVDAVVGGGGLIQLPALLVGLPGASPVQILATNKLGSICGTSVSSVTFYRRVRPDPRTFGPLMLTAFLGSAGGAAVASLIPREAFEPIVLAVLVLVGAYVLFKPSLGQVTALRFAGRRHTGATMGTGFAIGFYDGALGPGTGSFFVFALVGLLGYGFLEASAKSKMANWATNLAALVVFIPQGAVLWKVGLLMGLANLVGGYVGARTAVAKGSRFVRVFFIAVVAAFVVKIGGDVTGLW
- the folP gene encoding dihydropteroate synthase, producing the protein MTLELGRHSFADDQTLMMAIVNRTPDSFYDKGATWAEDKAFERVAAVVAQGAEVVDIGGIKAAPGAEIDAAEEKSRVVDFVARVRENFPDLVISVDTWRAEVGDAVCRAGADVLNDAWGGADPELVDVAAAHDAAIICTHTGGATPRTRPYRVEYDDVVAAAIADTTAYADRAVAAGVDPRSVVIDPAHDFGKNTFHSLELTRRLGEMVATGRPVLVSLSNKDFVGESLDLPVGERLTGTLAATAVCALAGARIYRVHEVVETRQTVDMVDVIAGRLLPARAIRGLQ
- a CDS encoding VOC family protein, which gives rise to MSGDLPASSPLWISAFLDLAAEELERGTAFWAQVTGTTLSTVRGERAEFTTLVPPDGDDHLRVQRRDEGPSRVHLDLHVGDQATAAEHAERLGAEVVHTAEEGYVVLRSPGGLTFCFVGHPASRRSRPTTWPTGHHSQVDQLSVDVPRRLLEAELAFWRDLTGWRLRRTAYEEFHLLEVPAGQPLQVLVQRLDDDAPEVSVHLDLTTDDVGAELARHVALGARVVTSHDHWTVMADPGGLRYCIAGDPPDDDVPA